One stretch of Halobacillus litoralis DNA includes these proteins:
- the mreC gene encoding rod shape-determining protein MreC yields the protein MIVLVGFIVLVALIGFSIRDRDSLSTPEKFLQDSVGWMQTVFHKPVSLVDNTIENIQDMFGVYEQNEVLKARLSEYKGVIQENQRLRSEIGELQQTLDKSDSLSEYSPVQATVIARSSDRWFEQMTINKGEEHGVEKDMAVMTSDGLIGKIKSVGAFHSTVQLLSGFDRSNKISAWVVREDQDEAFGLIEGYDDETGRLLLEEIKLDEELKPGDNVISSGLGGVFPSNLRIGTVEEVVNDQFGLTQTAYVEPFADLFDINHVMVVDRTAETVDPEAEQEEEAS from the coding sequence ATGATTGTATTAGTAGGATTTATCGTACTCGTAGCATTAATCGGCTTTTCGATCCGTGACCGTGATTCGTTAAGCACACCAGAGAAATTTCTACAAGATTCGGTCGGTTGGATGCAAACCGTCTTCCATAAACCGGTCAGTCTTGTGGACAATACCATTGAAAATATTCAAGACATGTTTGGTGTATATGAACAGAACGAAGTATTGAAGGCGAGGCTTTCTGAATATAAGGGTGTCATTCAGGAAAATCAAAGACTTCGTAGTGAAATTGGTGAACTCCAGCAAACGTTGGATAAGTCAGATAGTTTGAGTGAGTATTCCCCTGTGCAGGCAACAGTCATTGCCAGAAGTTCAGACCGTTGGTTTGAGCAGATGACGATCAATAAAGGGGAAGAGCACGGCGTTGAAAAAGATATGGCTGTTATGACAAGTGACGGTCTGATTGGGAAAATCAAGTCTGTTGGTGCTTTTCATTCAACGGTTCAACTCTTAAGTGGGTTCGATCGTTCGAACAAAATTTCAGCTTGGGTCGTTCGGGAGGATCAGGATGAAGCCTTCGGCCTGATTGAAGGCTATGATGATGAAACCGGACGCCTATTACTAGAGGAAATCAAGTTAGATGAAGAGCTTAAGCCTGGGGACAATGTGATCTCATCTGGCTTAGGAGGAGTTTTTCCGAGCAACTTGAGAATCGGAACGGTCGAAGAAGTCGTCAATGACCAGTTTGGGTTGACGCAGACCGCCTATGTAGAACCGTTTGCCGATTTGTTTGATATCAATCATGTAATGGTTGTGGATCGTACAGCAGAAACGGTGGATCCGGAAGCTGAACAGGAGGAAGAAGCATCATGA
- the mreD gene encoding rod shape-determining protein MreD — protein sequence MSRYFIALLCLFFLIMQGMAMSMLPANLVYSDLLMTPHWILIFLLIIAIFYDKDDTYNAVWYGLPFGLLIDVVYTGVLGVYMITYTLIIYTVHGLNKWLHANFFCGFLIGGRRCGFS from the coding sequence ATGAGTCGATACTTCATTGCACTCCTATGTTTGTTTTTCTTGATCATGCAGGGGATGGCCATGAGTATGCTGCCGGCTAATCTTGTTTACTCTGATTTACTTATGACCCCCCATTGGATTTTGATCTTCCTTTTGATTATTGCCATTTTCTATGACAAGGACGATACGTACAACGCTGTGTGGTATGGCCTGCCTTTCGGCTTATTGATTGATGTCGTCTACACAGGCGTTCTCGGGGTATATATGATTACATATACTTTGATCATTTATACCGTGCATGGTCTAAACAAATGGCTGCATGCCAACTTTTTTTGCGGCTTCCTTATTGGCGGTCGTCGGTGTGGCTTTAGCTGA
- the minC gene encoding septum site-determining protein MinC yields the protein MAANVQKVMIKGTRDGLTLHLDDQCSFSSLLKELQNQLSMNGLTDEHPMIRVTIKLGNRYLTEEQKEKLTEVVREKQKLVVEKIESDVLTKKEALEWKENTEITPVAKTVRSGQLVEVKGDLLLIGDVNPGGQIKATGNIFVMGSLRGIAHAGFEGDTNAVIASSYMQPSQLRIADQLSRSPDYESEGVYMECGFIDESMEKIRIDRIQEVVKKRPDLVSFERRMING from the coding sequence ATGGCTGCTAATGTACAGAAGGTGATGATTAAAGGAACAAGAGACGGTCTGACATTGCATTTGGATGATCAATGTTCCTTCTCATCCCTTTTAAAAGAATTGCAAAACCAATTGTCAATGAACGGACTGACAGATGAACATCCGATGATCCGTGTGACGATCAAGCTTGGCAACAGGTATTTGACTGAAGAACAAAAAGAAAAGCTCACAGAGGTTGTACGGGAAAAGCAGAAACTCGTCGTTGAAAAAATCGAGTCGGATGTTTTGACGAAAAAGGAAGCCCTTGAGTGGAAAGAGAATACGGAAATCACCCCTGTCGCTAAAACCGTCCGGTCCGGACAGTTGGTTGAAGTCAAGGGAGATCTACTTTTGATTGGTGATGTGAATCCGGGTGGCCAAATCAAAGCCACGGGTAACATTTTTGTCATGGGAAGTTTGCGCGGAATTGCGCATGCAGGATTTGAAGGGGATACGAATGCGGTGATTGCATCCTCTTACATGCAGCCGAGCCAACTAAGGATTGCCGATCAATTAAGTCGTTCACCAGACTATGAATCTGAGGGTGTGTATATGGAATGTGGATTCATCGATGAGTCCATGGAGAAAATTCGTATCGATCGCATACAAGAGGTTGTAAAAAAGAGACCGGATCTGGTTAGTTTTGAAAGGAGAATGATCAATGGGTGA
- the minD gene encoding septum site-determining protein MinD, translating into MGEAIVITSGKGGVGKTTTTANLGTALALQKKKVCLVDTDIGLRNLDVVMGLENRIIYDIVDVVNERCKTKQALITDKRFDCLHLLPAAQTSDKSEVTPEAVKAIVQELKQEYDYVVIDCPAGIEQGYKNAVAGADKAIVVTTPEKSSVRDADRIIGLLEQEEMESPKLVINRIRNHMMKNGDMLDVDEIVNVLSIDLLGIVIDDDAVIKASNSGEPVAMKPNSKASLAYRNIARRILGETVPLMKLDEERGVLAKVKKFFGMRT; encoded by the coding sequence ATGGGTGAAGCGATAGTCATTACCTCTGGAAAGGGAGGGGTCGGAAAAACGACAACTACTGCGAACCTGGGGACCGCTTTGGCCTTGCAGAAAAAGAAGGTGTGTCTCGTTGATACTGATATCGGTCTCAGAAATTTGGATGTCGTGATGGGACTTGAAAACCGCATCATCTATGACATTGTCGATGTCGTAAACGAACGCTGCAAAACGAAACAGGCCTTAATTACGGATAAGCGCTTTGATTGCCTTCATTTGCTTCCAGCGGCCCAGACATCAGATAAATCTGAAGTGACTCCGGAAGCGGTCAAAGCCATTGTTCAGGAATTGAAGCAGGAGTATGATTATGTCGTCATCGATTGTCCGGCAGGGATAGAGCAAGGGTATAAAAATGCGGTCGCAGGTGCGGATAAGGCGATTGTAGTCACGACTCCTGAAAAATCAAGCGTCCGTGATGCAGACCGGATTATTGGATTATTAGAGCAAGAAGAAATGGAATCTCCGAAGCTTGTGATCAACCGTATCCGGAATCATATGATGAAGAACGGGGACATGCTTGACGTTGATGAAATCGTCAATGTCCTGTCTATTGATCTATTGGGCATCGTTATTGATGATGACGCAGTTATTAAAGCATCCAATAGTGGAGAGCCTGTGGCCATGAAGCCCAATTCCAAAGCTTCTCTTGCTTATCGAAACATTGCAAGAAGAATTCTAGGGGAAACGGTACCCCTTATGAAGCTTGATGAAGAACGAGGCGTTCTTGCGAAAGTGAAGAAATTCTTCGGCATGCGCACATAA
- a CDS encoding M23 family metallopeptidase, giving the protein MKKNIRDVRKNIADRKKRKMHSQGTSPPGRFSPPQDEEMHGYPPLVNTYGHKPVKKEDQSSATSRLGLQVLFAVLLFAVVAVGKNTDLAVVKVPGDWAVSQMQEEFPFAKVTAWYSDRFGDPLQVIQPDDDADQEPLAMPVNGTVTTPFQNDGKGIILTTENGSQVKAVREGTVIFAGNDPESGKTVVLQHEDGTKTTYGYLSAIDVHLYEHVQSQKDLGSVKAEEGQAAEFFFAIEKDNTFLDPVQVIKVNESP; this is encoded by the coding sequence GTGAAAAAGAACATCCGCGATGTACGCAAGAATATAGCCGATCGTAAAAAGAGAAAAATGCATAGTCAGGGGACAAGCCCGCCGGGACGTTTCTCTCCACCACAGGATGAAGAAATGCATGGCTATCCCCCACTGGTTAATACCTATGGCCATAAACCGGTGAAGAAGGAAGATCAGTCAAGTGCTACGTCTCGTTTAGGCCTACAGGTGTTATTCGCTGTTTTACTTTTTGCCGTCGTAGCCGTAGGGAAAAATACGGATCTCGCTGTTGTGAAAGTGCCGGGCGATTGGGCAGTTAGTCAAATGCAGGAAGAATTCCCTTTTGCCAAAGTAACGGCCTGGTACAGCGACCGTTTCGGCGATCCATTACAAGTCATCCAGCCGGATGATGATGCGGATCAAGAACCTCTTGCCATGCCTGTAAATGGAACCGTGACGACTCCCTTTCAAAATGATGGGAAGGGGATTATTTTAACAACGGAAAATGGATCTCAAGTAAAAGCGGTGCGAGAAGGAACTGTCATTTTTGCAGGCAATGACCCGGAGTCAGGAAAGACGGTGGTTTTACAGCATGAAGATGGAACGAAAACCACGTACGGGTATCTATCCGCTATCGATGTCCATTTATATGAACATGTCCAATCGCAAAAGGATTTGGGATCCGTGAAAGCGGAAGAGGGGCAGGCAGCTGAATTTTTCTTCGCTATTGAAAAAGACAATACATTTCTAGATCCAGTACAGGTGATCAAAGTGAATGAAAGTCCTTAA
- a CDS encoding site-2 protease family protein gives MKVLKFHDYIHVHPLFFLLALSALLTGAIYEFIVLFSIVFVHELAHFLMAKRFKWRVEKMEIWLFGGAVVSEEHNTRPFREQMFVVMAGPFQHLWIFVLLMTIQSMIGVHPLLDAAFFYNGVIFIFNMLPVWPLDGGKLLFYLLNRFFAFRVSLALALSLSLLFMTVAGFWMFMEGRWTLAAILLTAFLVIENILEWKRKTYTMMRYLLYCTYQDRETLKTKYVNVHQETLVRDVLKNIHSNRRHKYVLKHTNPFYIVDEQECLRAFFEQKKPHLKVRDIAEIAI, from the coding sequence ATGAAAGTCCTTAAATTTCACGACTATATCCATGTTCACCCCCTCTTCTTTTTGCTCGCTCTTTCTGCTTTGTTGACAGGGGCGATTTATGAATTTATCGTTTTATTTTCTATCGTGTTTGTTCATGAACTGGCCCATTTCCTTATGGCCAAACGGTTTAAATGGCGTGTGGAAAAAATGGAAATCTGGCTGTTCGGTGGGGCTGTAGTGAGCGAAGAGCACAACACAAGGCCCTTCCGGGAGCAGATGTTTGTAGTCATGGCTGGTCCTTTTCAGCATTTGTGGATCTTTGTCTTACTTATGACCATTCAATCCATGATAGGCGTTCACCCTTTATTAGATGCCGCCTTTTTTTATAATGGGGTAATTTTTATTTTTAATATGCTCCCGGTTTGGCCGTTAGATGGGGGTAAATTGCTCTTTTACTTATTGAATCGTTTCTTTGCATTCAGAGTTAGTCTTGCTCTAGCTCTCAGCCTATCACTTCTATTCATGACAGTTGCTGGATTTTGGATGTTTATGGAAGGACGCTGGACGTTAGCTGCTATCCTTCTCACCGCTTTTTTAGTTATTGAGAACATCCTGGAATGGAAACGGAAGACTTACACGATGATGCGTTATCTCCTTTATTGCACGTATCAAGACAGGGAAACATTGAAAACCAAATACGTAAACGTGCATCAAGAAACGCTCGTCCGTGATGTGCTGAAGAACATCCACTCCAATCGGCGCCACAAGTATGTATTGAAACATACGAATCCTTTCTATATAGTAGATGAACAAGAGTGTCTCCGCGCTTTTTTTGAACAAAAAAAACCGCATTTAAAAGTCCGGGACATTGCTGAAATCGCTATATGA
- a CDS encoding ribonuclease E/G: MRKLVLHTKAAEKSGVVIENGEIHEYVIDRPGAEKLTGSIFLGKVERVDQGLDAAFIDIGADRSGFLRKDMVPWCEGNLSTALNEGQRVAVQAIKEPVGNKGAALTANVTLPGLYTVYQPFAQGKLSISRKLEVEKRAELESWLEQELESPEGCIIRTAAGDVAPETVIEELRGLRAEWKTMVQNNLNQPCCLWSEASIPDAFLRKFPVTTIQEVLIDEASTSKRLKEKFPSLAERIRWESDVEKKYACILGASPGATHQSSC, from the coding sequence ATGAGAAAACTAGTATTACATACAAAGGCAGCTGAAAAATCGGGAGTGGTCATTGAAAATGGGGAAATCCATGAATATGTTATCGACCGGCCCGGTGCTGAAAAGCTCACGGGCTCTATTTTTTTAGGTAAAGTAGAACGGGTGGATCAAGGTTTGGATGCCGCCTTTATTGACATAGGAGCGGATCGATCAGGTTTTCTAAGGAAGGATATGGTTCCATGGTGCGAAGGGAACTTATCAACTGCATTGAATGAAGGGCAGAGAGTTGCTGTACAAGCGATAAAGGAACCTGTGGGGAACAAAGGTGCTGCACTGACCGCTAACGTGACTTTGCCTGGGTTGTACACCGTCTATCAACCTTTTGCTCAAGGGAAACTTTCGATTTCACGAAAGCTGGAAGTCGAGAAAAGAGCTGAGCTGGAATCATGGTTAGAGCAGGAATTGGAAAGTCCTGAAGGTTGTATCATACGAACGGCAGCTGGAGACGTTGCTCCCGAGACCGTTATCGAAGAGCTAAGAGGCCTCCGGGCTGAGTGGAAAACGATGGTACAAAATAACCTTAATCAACCTTGCTGTTTATGGAGTGAGGCGAGCATTCCTGATGCATTCCTTCGTAAATTTCCAGTGACGACCATTCAAGAAGTGCTCATTGATGAAGCGAGCACATCTAAGCGTTTAAAGGAAAAGTTTCCTTCTTTGGCAGAACGCATCCGCTGGGAAAGTGATGTGGAAAAAAAATATGCCTGTATCCTTGGCGCGTCTCCAGGAGCAACTCATCAATCCTCTTGTTGA
- a CDS encoding ribonuclease E/G has product MPVSLARLQEQLINPLVELNNGISLVIEETEAMTVIDVNSHKMKGRSFSNSQALDVNRAAAKEIQKQIRLRNLSGIILIDFISMKNENKEKQIVSEMRDLVKKDPTKTNVFGMTKLGLLELTRKKENASLPSLLTNPREVNFTDETAVYRLERELLRKREAEALMIAVHPKFMDCKKRLLSEPISSKIPQELFVRQDADICGYQIELEGSLDMIREAVQRRGYHVDNLF; this is encoded by the coding sequence ATGCCTGTATCCTTGGCGCGTCTCCAGGAGCAACTCATCAATCCTCTTGTTGAATTGAATAATGGGATTAGCTTAGTCATTGAAGAAACGGAAGCGATGACAGTGATCGATGTCAATAGCCATAAGATGAAAGGGCGTTCTTTTTCAAACTCCCAGGCTCTTGATGTCAATAGGGCAGCAGCAAAAGAAATTCAAAAGCAGATTCGTTTAAGAAATTTATCCGGCATCATTCTTATTGATTTCATTTCAATGAAAAATGAGAATAAAGAGAAACAGATCGTCTCAGAAATGAGAGATCTTGTGAAAAAGGATCCTACGAAGACGAACGTGTTCGGAATGACTAAGTTGGGACTTTTAGAATTGACCCGGAAAAAGGAAAATGCCAGCCTCCCTTCGTTATTAACCAACCCTAGGGAAGTGAATTTCACGGATGAGACGGCTGTTTATCGTTTAGAAAGAGAGCTTCTTCGGAAGAGAGAAGCGGAGGCCTTGATGATCGCTGTGCATCCGAAGTTCATGGATTGCAAAAAACGATTGCTTTCTGAGCCGATTTCTAGTAAAATTCCACAGGAGCTGTTTGTTAGGCAGGATGCTGACATCTGTGGCTATCAAATAGAGCTTGAAGGGTCTTTGGACATGATCCGGGAAGCTGTTCAGCGTCGCGGATATCATGTTGACAACTTGTTTTGA
- the rplU gene encoding 50S ribosomal protein L21, with the protein MYAIIETGGKQVKVEKGQEIYVEKMDVEAGESITFDKVLFVGGDNTKVGAPYVDGASVTAKVEKQGLQKKLTVFKYKPKKNYKRKQGHRQPYTKLVVEEINA; encoded by the coding sequence ATGTACGCAATTATTGAAACTGGTGGTAAGCAGGTAAAAGTAGAAAAAGGCCAGGAGATCTATGTTGAAAAAATGGACGTAGAAGCTGGTGAGTCTATCACTTTTGACAAAGTTCTTTTCGTAGGTGGAGATAACACGAAAGTTGGTGCTCCATACGTTGACGGTGCTTCTGTAACAGCTAAAGTTGAAAAACAAGGCCTTCAGAAGAAATTGACTGTCTTCAAATACAAGCCTAAAAAGAACTACAAGCGCAAACAAGGTCATCGTCAGCCGTACACGAAACTTGTCGTTGAAGAGATCAACGCGTAA
- a CDS encoding ribosomal-processing cysteine protease Prp: MIQVSMFRTQGEITGFEISGHAESGPYGHDLVCAAVSAVSFGAVNAVISLCGFEPDVEQGGEGGYLKITLPEDLDESIHSKAQTLLEGMQVSLETIEQEYDQYMKISQR, encoded by the coding sequence ATGATACAAGTATCGATGTTTCGCACACAAGGAGAAATTACAGGCTTTGAAATTTCCGGACATGCGGAGAGTGGCCCTTATGGTCATGATCTCGTTTGTGCAGCCGTATCGGCTGTTTCGTTCGGTGCTGTCAATGCCGTTATAAGTCTTTGTGGATTCGAACCTGATGTCGAACAAGGTGGTGAAGGTGGTTATTTAAAAATCACTCTTCCTGAAGATTTGGATGAATCCATTCATTCAAAAGCTCAAACCTTATTAGAAGGCATGCAGGTGTCCTTGGAAACGATTGAACAAGAATACGATCAATATATGAAAATATCCCAACGATAA
- the rpmA gene encoding 50S ribosomal protein L27, with amino-acid sequence MLRLDLQFFAQKKGVGSTKNGRDSESKRLGAKRADGQQATAGSILYRQRGTKVYPGANVGRGGDDTLFAKVDGVVKFERYGRNRKKVSVYPVAQEA; translated from the coding sequence ATGCTACGTCTTGATTTGCAGTTTTTCGCCCAGAAGAAGGGTGTAGGTAGTACAAAAAACGGTCGTGACTCTGAGTCCAAACGTCTTGGAGCTAAACGTGCAGACGGACAACAAGCAACTGCTGGTTCCATCCTTTACCGTCAACGCGGTACAAAGGTGTACCCTGGTGCGAACGTTGGCCGTGGTGGAGACGACACATTGTTCGCGAAAGTGGACGGTGTTGTTAAATTCGAACGTTACGGACGTAACCGTAAAAAAGTCAGCGTTTATCCTGTAGCACAGGAAGCGTAA
- a CDS encoding Spo0B domain-containing protein — protein sequence MEEKEIIALLRHKRHDWMNQIQLLQGYATLGKQDRLLSQMEEIKEEAEEERKLLNSDALKFPLWLLSFNWVHKTYRLRYFIRGEVDLSRHDHTLLAYGKRMIEIMDGHIGNEELYEGTCTIYVGGQDTLGLSWEWEGLFHEPDRLKETLNGEGFIATIFDSKELSIEMTIE from the coding sequence ATGGAAGAAAAAGAAATTATTGCGTTGCTCAGACATAAGCGTCATGACTGGATGAATCAAATTCAATTGCTTCAAGGATACGCTACCCTTGGAAAGCAGGACCGTTTGCTTTCACAAATGGAAGAAATTAAAGAAGAGGCGGAAGAAGAACGGAAATTATTGAACAGTGATGCTCTGAAATTTCCTTTATGGTTGTTATCTTTTAATTGGGTACATAAGACCTACCGACTGCGCTATTTCATAAGGGGAGAAGTTGATTTATCCCGTCATGATCATACATTGTTGGCTTATGGAAAACGGATGATTGAAATCATGGATGGACATATTGGGAATGAAGAACTTTATGAAGGTACATGTACCATCTATGTAGGTGGGCAGGACACGCTTGGATTGAGCTGGGAATGGGAAGGTCTATTTCATGAGCCGGACCGTTTGAAAGAGACGCTCAATGGAGAAGGATTTATTGCAACGATTTTTGACAGTAAAGAACTTTCTATTGAAATGACAATAGAATGA
- the obgE gene encoding GTPase ObgE: protein MFVDQVKVFVKGGDGGNGLVAYRREKFVPRGGPAGGDGGNGGDVIFEVDEGLNTLMDFRYQHHFKAAKGENGMNQKQHGKNADPLVVSVPPGTTVKDAETDKVIADLTDHKQRAVIAKGGRGGRGNARFATARNPAPEIAENGEPGEELDVVVELKLLADVGLVGFPSVGKSTFLSVVTAAKPKIADYHFTTLSPNLGVVESQDHRSFVMADLPGLIEGAHEGVGLGHQFLRHVERTRLLLHVIDMSGMEGRDPYEDYVTINNELSSYDQRLENRPQIIVANKMDIPDAKENLELFKEQLGNDDIPIYSISTVTRDGLDELLYAVADKLDEIPKQEEQVEEVDERVIYKYEKEEAPFKITRDDDGAYVLYGEKIESLFKRTDFSHDQSINRFARQMRSMGVDDALRKRGAKDGDTVRLMDYEFEFVD, encoded by the coding sequence ATGTTTGTCGATCAGGTGAAAGTATTTGTAAAAGGTGGAGACGGTGGAAATGGTCTTGTAGCTTATCGCCGTGAAAAATTTGTACCACGAGGCGGACCCGCAGGTGGCGATGGTGGAAATGGTGGAGATGTCATTTTTGAAGTCGATGAAGGTCTCAACACGTTGATGGACTTCAGATATCAACACCATTTTAAAGCGGCTAAAGGTGAAAACGGAATGAACCAGAAGCAGCATGGGAAGAACGCTGATCCATTGGTTGTCAGTGTTCCTCCGGGTACGACAGTGAAAGATGCGGAGACAGATAAAGTCATCGCAGATTTGACGGACCATAAACAAAGAGCGGTCATCGCTAAAGGTGGGCGCGGAGGCCGTGGAAACGCGCGTTTCGCTACAGCAAGGAATCCCGCTCCTGAAATCGCTGAAAATGGAGAGCCAGGCGAAGAGCTTGATGTCGTCGTCGAATTGAAACTGTTGGCCGATGTCGGATTGGTCGGTTTTCCGAGTGTCGGTAAATCAACATTCCTATCCGTCGTAACCGCAGCAAAACCGAAAATTGCGGATTATCATTTCACTACTCTTTCTCCAAACCTTGGGGTGGTTGAAAGTCAGGACCATCGTAGTTTTGTGATGGCCGATCTTCCCGGGCTTATCGAAGGAGCGCATGAAGGAGTCGGTCTTGGTCATCAATTCCTGCGCCATGTAGAGCGGACGCGTTTGCTGCTGCATGTCATTGATATGTCTGGAATGGAAGGCCGCGATCCATATGAGGATTATGTAACGATCAATAATGAATTATCATCTTATGATCAACGGTTAGAAAACCGTCCTCAAATCATTGTCGCGAATAAAATGGATATTCCAGATGCTAAAGAAAATTTAGAACTGTTCAAGGAGCAGCTGGGGAATGATGACATTCCCATTTATTCCATCTCTACCGTTACACGGGACGGATTGGATGAATTGTTATATGCCGTAGCGGATAAACTGGATGAAATTCCGAAACAGGAAGAACAGGTCGAAGAAGTGGACGAGCGAGTCATCTACAAATATGAAAAAGAAGAAGCGCCATTTAAGATTACGCGTGATGATGATGGTGCCTATGTCCTTTATGGAGAAAAGATTGAATCCCTGTTCAAGAGAACAGACTTTTCCCATGACCAATCCATCAACAGGTTTGCACGTCAGATGCGGAGTATGGGTGTGGATGATGCACTCAGAAAACGTGGCGCGAAAGATGGCGACACGGTCAGATTAATGGATTATGAATTTGAGTTTGTCGATTAA
- a CDS encoding ACT domain-containing protein encodes MADYNEKFYLVRSDILPEAMMKTIEAKELLERGKVESIFEAVQQVGLSRSAFYKYRDAVFPFQAMVKEQMITLFFHLEDRKGTLSNLLMTVAKSGCNVLTIHQTIPLQGKANVTLSLNTSGMEDSIEKLLQQLHKLDFVDRVEILSTGA; translated from the coding sequence ATGGCGGATTACAATGAGAAATTTTATTTAGTCCGTAGCGACATTCTTCCTGAAGCTATGATGAAAACCATAGAAGCGAAAGAATTATTAGAGCGGGGGAAAGTAGAGTCCATTTTTGAGGCTGTCCAGCAAGTGGGCTTGTCCCGGAGTGCTTTTTATAAATATAGAGATGCTGTTTTTCCTTTTCAGGCAATGGTCAAGGAGCAAATGATTACATTGTTCTTTCACCTTGAAGATCGAAAAGGAACGTTGTCGAATTTGTTAATGACGGTTGCTAAGTCGGGTTGTAATGTTTTGACCATTCATCAGACAATTCCTCTTCAAGGAAAAGCGAATGTGACGCTCTCTTTGAATACTTCCGGAATGGAAGACAGCATAGAAAAACTGTTGCAGCAGCTGCACAAGTTAGATTTTGTAGATCGTGTAGAGATCTTAAGTACGGGAGCTTAA
- the pheA gene encoding prephenate dehydratase — MTEQRIGYLGPKGTFTKMAVDALFEGGEFIGYENIPACLDAVEAGEISTAVVPIENAIEGSVHLTVDYLVHHVNQSIIAELTVPIKQHLLVHPDHEGEIKKVYSHSHAIAQCHQYLHTKYPNAEVEYTASTGKAAEIVASEGPGVAAIANHLAAEQNGLTFMDTDIHDYDNNHTRFAVVQKVPTTLKVKDHPITKHKTTVMVTLPKDYVGALHQVLAAFAWRKMNLSKIESRPLKTGLGNYFFLIDVDQPYDHVLFPGVQAELEALGCQLKVLGTYPSYQVDVPTPVK; from the coding sequence ATGACGGAACAACGGATTGGATATTTAGGACCAAAGGGTACGTTTACAAAAATGGCAGTGGATGCTTTGTTTGAAGGTGGAGAGTTCATCGGTTACGAGAACATTCCTGCTTGTCTGGACGCGGTAGAAGCAGGGGAGATTAGTACAGCCGTTGTCCCGATTGAAAATGCGATCGAAGGTTCCGTACACTTGACGGTCGATTACCTCGTGCATCACGTCAACCAATCGATTATTGCAGAGTTAACAGTCCCGATCAAACAACACCTCCTCGTCCATCCGGATCATGAAGGGGAAATTAAAAAAGTTTATTCTCACAGCCATGCCATTGCCCAGTGTCACCAATACTTGCACACAAAGTACCCAAACGCTGAAGTTGAATACACAGCTTCGACAGGGAAAGCCGCTGAAATTGTAGCAAGCGAAGGCCCGGGTGTCGCTGCGATTGCCAATCATTTAGCGGCAGAGCAAAACGGTTTGACATTTATGGATACAGATATCCATGATTATGACAATAACCATACACGGTTTGCGGTCGTTCAGAAGGTCCCGACCACTTTGAAAGTAAAGGATCATCCTATAACAAAACATAAAACGACAGTAATGGTCACACTGCCGAAGGATTATGTCGGCGCCCTGCATCAAGTACTCGCAGCCTTTGCATGGAGAAAAATGAACTTATCTAAAATTGAATCAAGGCCGCTGAAGACTGGTCTTGGTAACTACTTTTTCTTGATAGATGTCGATCAACCATACGATCACGTGCTGTTTCCCGGCGTGCAGGCAGAACTTGAAGCGTTAGGATGTCAGTTGAAGGTGCTCGGAACTTATCCGAGTTACCAAGTCGATGTACCGACCCCTGTGAAATAA